The following are encoded in a window of Haloarcula laminariae genomic DNA:
- a CDS encoding ABC transporter permease: protein MLRASVIERLAIATASTALALLIGVTIVAAAGYDPAQFITSMIEGAIGGQSAIARTLRFSTLFILTGVAVAVAFRAGVFNIGVQGQFVVGGFATIMSIIWTAPLLPEGAVGGVGLLLVGFVSGACAGGAYGALPGALKAYANANVIITTIMLNFIATGVVGWLVQNPFRGEGNTAPNTERIPEYVSLPRIVFDSPGFSIIGLGIALAAVAVIFVVMERSRFGYDMVTSGHQESAATYSGVGAKRTVVLTMTLSGMVAGVAGAVFAIMIQGYYTDPSGIGTYGFDAIAVSLLAANNPLGIVPAGLLFGGLDSAGSHIGIYTDVPVQLIDGVIGLVILFVSVPELFRMAAQRTGLGGENR, encoded by the coding sequence ATGCTGCGCGCCTCGGTTATCGAACGGCTGGCGATAGCGACGGCCTCGACGGCGCTGGCCCTGCTCATCGGCGTCACCATCGTCGCAGCGGCCGGGTACGACCCGGCGCAGTTCATCACCAGCATGATAGAGGGGGCGATAGGCGGGCAGTCGGCTATCGCCCGGACGCTGCGGTTCTCGACGCTGTTCATCCTGACCGGCGTCGCGGTCGCGGTCGCGTTCAGGGCCGGCGTGTTCAACATCGGCGTCCAGGGGCAGTTCGTCGTCGGCGGCTTCGCGACCATCATGTCGATAATCTGGACGGCGCCGCTGTTGCCCGAAGGGGCCGTCGGCGGTGTCGGCCTGCTCCTGGTCGGCTTCGTTTCGGGGGCGTGTGCGGGCGGCGCTTACGGCGCGTTGCCCGGCGCGCTGAAGGCCTACGCCAACGCGAACGTCATCATCACCACCATCATGTTGAACTTCATCGCGACCGGCGTCGTCGGGTGGCTGGTCCAGAACCCGTTCCGCGGGGAAGGGAACACGGCGCCGAACACGGAGCGAATCCCGGAGTACGTCTCCCTGCCCCGCATCGTGTTCGACAGCCCCGGGTTCTCGATTATCGGGTTAGGCATCGCGCTCGCGGCCGTCGCGGTCATCTTCGTCGTGATGGAACGCAGCCGGTTCGGCTACGACATGGTGACGAGCGGCCACCAGGAGTCGGCGGCGACGTACTCGGGCGTCGGCGCCAAGCGGACGGTCGTCCTGACGATGACGCTGTCGGGGATGGTGGCGGGCGTCGCCGGCGCGGTCTTTGCCATCATGATTCAGGGCTACTACACCGACCCGAGCGGCATCGGCACGTACGGGTTCGACGCGATAGCCGTGAGCCTGCTCGCCGCGAACAATCCGCTGGGCATCGTTCCGGCCGGATTGCTGTTCGGCGGCCTCGACTCCGCCGGCTCCCACATCGGCATCTACACCGACGTTCCCGTCCAGCTCATCGACGGCGTCATCGGGCTCGTCATCCTGTTCGTCTCCGTGCCGGAGCTATTCCGCATGGCCGCACAGCGGACCGGACTGGGCGGTGAGAACCGATGA
- a CDS encoding ABC transporter ATP-binding protein, whose protein sequence is MTAEDTPAVRMAGITKRFGDVVANDDVDFTLEKGTIHALLGENGSGKTTLMSVLYGLYEENAGTIHVDGEPRTFGSPRDAMDAGVGMIHQHFQLVETMTVLQNIILGHEPSSNGLVDTSTARADIEDICSRYDFGVDQFLDTKVEELDLGARQRVEIVKSLYRGADILILDEPTAVLTPQEIEELLDVMAELAEAGHSLIFITHKLGEALGAADEITVLRDGAAIGTVRTGETSESELARMMVGREVQFDRPPRDPPKGDPVLDAEQLRVRGSRGLEQVRGVDVTVREGEILGIAGVQGNGQTELVEALTGLRDVESGSVRFGGEDITDTNRRQRIDAGIAYIPEDRTTEGLVQDYTLVRNALLGNQTVEPFVDNGMIDWAAVRTHAEEIIREYDVQPPNEDAEAKSLSGGNQQKFIVGREIEHDPDVMIASHPTRGVDIGSIEFIHDRLLELREAGMGIVVVSSKLDEIQKLSDRIAVMYEGEFMATVDPEGTTEEELGMLMAGHDAESADGGVRS, encoded by the coding sequence ATGACTGCTGAGGACACGCCTGCCGTCCGCATGGCGGGAATCACGAAACGGTTCGGCGACGTCGTAGCGAACGACGACGTCGATTTCACGCTGGAGAAGGGGACGATTCACGCCCTCCTCGGCGAGAACGGGTCCGGAAAGACGACGCTGATGAGCGTCCTCTACGGGCTCTACGAGGAAAACGCCGGGACGATTCACGTCGACGGCGAGCCCCGGACGTTCGGCTCGCCCAGGGACGCGATGGACGCGGGCGTCGGCATGATTCACCAGCACTTCCAGCTCGTGGAGACGATGACCGTGCTCCAGAACATCATCCTGGGTCACGAACCCAGCAGCAACGGTCTCGTCGATACGTCGACCGCCCGTGCCGACATCGAAGATATCTGCTCGCGCTACGACTTCGGAGTCGACCAGTTTCTGGACACGAAGGTAGAGGAACTCGACCTCGGTGCCCGCCAGCGCGTCGAGATAGTGAAGAGCCTCTATCGCGGCGCGGACATCCTCATCCTCGACGAACCGACGGCTGTCCTCACCCCACAGGAAATCGAGGAGCTGCTCGACGTGATGGCGGAGCTGGCCGAGGCCGGCCACTCGCTGATATTCATCACGCACAAGCTGGGGGAGGCGCTCGGCGCGGCCGACGAGATAACTGTCCTGCGGGACGGTGCGGCCATCGGCACGGTCCGGACCGGCGAGACCTCCGAGTCGGAGCTTGCGCGGATGATGGTCGGCCGGGAGGTGCAGTTCGACCGTCCGCCGCGGGACCCGCCGAAGGGCGACCCCGTCCTCGACGCCGAACAGCTCCGCGTACGGGGCAGCCGGGGGCTCGAACAGGTGCGCGGCGTCGACGTCACCGTCCGCGAAGGGGAGATTCTGGGAATCGCCGGCGTCCAGGGGAACGGCCAGACCGAGCTCGTCGAGGCACTGACCGGGCTCCGCGACGTCGAATCGGGGTCGGTCCGGTTCGGCGGCGAGGACATCACCGACACGAACCGCCGACAGCGTATCGACGCCGGCATCGCCTATATCCCGGAAGACCGGACGACGGAGGGGCTCGTTCAGGACTACACCCTCGTTCGCAACGCCTTGCTGGGGAACCAAACCGTCGAGCCGTTCGTCGACAACGGGATGATAGACTGGGCGGCCGTGCGGACACACGCCGAGGAGATAATCCGTGAGTACGACGTGCAGCCGCCGAACGAAGACGCCGAGGCGAAGTCACTCTCCGGCGGGAACCAGCAGAAGTTCATCGTCGGCCGGGAGATAGAACACGACCCCGACGTGATGATAGCGTCCCACCCGACGCGTGGGGTCGACATCGGGTCCATCGAGTTCATCCACGACCGGCTGCTGGAACTGCGCGAGGCGGGGATGGGAATCGTCGTCGTCTCCTCGAAGCTCGACGAGATACAGAAGCTCTCGGACCGCATCGCGGTGATGTACGAGGGCGAGTTCATGGCGACGGTCGACCCGGAGGGGACGACCGAAGAAGAGCTCGGGATGTTGATGGCCGGCCACGACGCCGAAAGCGCCGACGGGGGTGTGCGGTCGTGA
- the pstB gene encoding phosphate ABC transporter ATP-binding protein PstB yields the protein MASEMNSETSEERTEEPLTSTEPDVTTDVSQTSSRTILEARDLDVFYGETQALQSIDLPIPEKQVTAMIGPSGCGKSTFLRCINRMNDLIDIARVEGELTFNGKNVYDDDVDPVALRRRIGMVFQHPNPFPKSIYDNVAYGLRIQDRDVDIDTVVEESLKKAALWDEVKDRLDESALDLSGGQQQRLCIARAIAVDPEVVLMDEPASALDPIATSQIEDLIEELAEEYTVVIVTHNMQQAARISDKTAVFLTGGELVEFDDTDKIFENPESQRVEDYITGKFG from the coding sequence ATGGCATCTGAAATGAACAGCGAGACGAGCGAGGAGCGCACGGAGGAACCGCTGACGAGCACGGAACCGGACGTGACGACGGACGTCAGCCAAACGTCGTCGCGAACGATTCTCGAAGCGCGTGACCTCGACGTGTTCTACGGGGAGACCCAGGCGTTACAGAGTATCGACCTGCCGATTCCCGAGAAGCAGGTGACCGCGATGATAGGTCCCTCGGGCTGTGGCAAGTCGACGTTCCTGCGGTGTATCAACCGCATGAACGACCTCATCGACATCGCCCGCGTGGAGGGCGAACTCACGTTCAACGGCAAGAACGTCTACGACGACGACGTCGACCCCGTCGCGCTGCGCCGGCGCATCGGGATGGTGTTCCAGCACCCCAACCCCTTCCCCAAGAGCATCTACGACAACGTCGCCTACGGGCTCCGGATACAGGACCGCGACGTCGACATCGACACGGTGGTCGAGGAGTCCCTGAAGAAAGCGGCGCTGTGGGACGAAGTCAAGGACCGCCTCGACGAGTCCGCGCTGGACCTCTCGGGTGGGCAACAACAGCGTCTCTGTATCGCCCGGGCCATCGCTGTCGACCCCGAAGTCGTGCTGATGGACGAGCCCGCCTCGGCGCTCGACCCAATCGCCACCTCGCAGATAGAGGACCTCATCGAGGAGCTGGCCGAGGAGTACACCGTCGTCATCGTCACCCACAACATGCAACAGGCGGCCCGAATCTCCGACAAGACCGCCGTCTTCCTCACCGGCGGGGAGCTGGTGGAGTTCGACGATACGGACAAGATATTCGAGAACCCCGAGAGCCAGCGCGTCGAGGACTACATCACCGGCAAGTTCGGGTGA
- a CDS encoding TatD family hydrolase, translated as MDIESTPVLDNHLHLDPVNGRNTEAVDDFADHGGTHLLVLNKPSWHLVETATDEATFREAFDLTVEAAADATEILPGRAWPVLGVHPGLVSRLVEDGYTPEGARDIMQRGLDVASEYVTDGPALAIKSGRPHYEVTDTVWDASNAVMCHAFELAAAGDFAVQLHTEGGEDFEQVAQWAEDRGMNRRQVVKHYSGGRLQGPTKSVLADKDELEVAIEEDEPFLMETDYIDDPERPGAVLGPKTVPRRVRWLLENGEDEAVRTAHVETPKAVYGIDTEATLSQ; from the coding sequence ATGGACATCGAGTCGACGCCGGTACTGGACAACCATCTCCATCTCGACCCGGTGAACGGGCGCAACACCGAGGCCGTCGACGACTTCGCCGACCACGGCGGGACGCACCTGCTCGTGCTCAACAAGCCCTCGTGGCACCTCGTGGAGACGGCCACCGACGAGGCCACCTTCCGGGAGGCGTTCGACCTGACGGTCGAGGCCGCCGCGGACGCGACCGAAATCCTCCCCGGGCGCGCGTGGCCGGTTCTCGGGGTGCACCCGGGACTGGTCTCGCGGCTGGTCGAGGACGGCTACACTCCCGAAGGAGCCCGTGATATCATGCAACGAGGGCTCGATGTGGCCAGCGAATACGTCACGGACGGCCCCGCTCTCGCTATCAAGTCCGGCCGGCCACACTACGAGGTCACCGACACCGTCTGGGACGCCTCGAACGCGGTGATGTGTCACGCCTTCGAGCTGGCCGCCGCCGGCGACTTCGCGGTCCAGCTCCACACCGAGGGCGGTGAGGACTTCGAGCAGGTCGCCCAGTGGGCCGAAGACCGGGGGATGAACCGCCGGCAGGTCGTCAAGCACTACTCCGGCGGTCGGTTGCAGGGGCCGACGAAGTCGGTACTCGCTGACAAGGACGAACTGGAGGTAGCCATCGAGGAGGACGAGCCGTTCCTGATGGAGACGGACTACATCGACGACCCGGAGCGGCCCGGTGCGGTGCTCGGACCGAAGACAGTCCCCCGTCGTGTCCGATGGCTGCTGGAGAACGGAGAGGACGAAGCCGTACGGACCGCCCACGTCGAGACCCCGAAAGCGGTGTACGGTATCGACACCGAAGCGACGCTGTCCCAGTAA
- a CDS encoding ABC transporter permease, whose amino-acid sequence MSVADYAAGKRLRIAGIVAVVAALAVATVAMDLQIRKIVTTGFVERSLQAATPIALTAIGGLYAEKSGVFNIGVEGFMIFGAATAATMMWIISGGSPGQGDVWLAILASVLVSLVLAVAFAVLLIRYEADQIVAGLALWFIGLGFGPFMAVLVWDSRNSPSLESINDLTVPVLSEIPVVGPILFDTSPLVMVTAVLAVAAWKFLNDTRYGYWIQAAGENPEALDTAGISVTRVRYAAVIFSGVMAGLGGAVLLAQAGSFTGTGETMVSGRGWIGIVAYLFGNYNPLGAALAALVFGGLDMLQIQLQTAGIDVPNRLVNLFPYAAVVVVLTVWGSTRTPAAVGEPYESEE is encoded by the coding sequence ATGAGCGTCGCCGACTACGCTGCCGGCAAGCGGCTGCGAATCGCCGGTATCGTCGCTGTCGTCGCCGCCCTGGCTGTGGCGACGGTAGCGATGGACCTACAGATTCGGAAAATCGTCACGACGGGGTTCGTGGAGCGCTCGCTCCAGGCCGCCACCCCCATCGCGCTGACGGCTATCGGCGGGCTCTACGCCGAGAAGAGCGGCGTGTTCAACATCGGCGTCGAGGGGTTCATGATATTCGGGGCGGCCACCGCTGCGACGATGATGTGGATTATCAGCGGGGGCTCGCCCGGCCAGGGCGACGTCTGGCTCGCGATCCTCGCGTCGGTCTTGGTCAGCCTGGTGCTCGCCGTCGCCTTCGCCGTCCTGTTGATCAGGTACGAAGCGGACCAGATAGTGGCGGGGCTGGCGCTGTGGTTCATCGGTCTCGGGTTCGGGCCATTCATGGCGGTGCTCGTCTGGGACAGCCGGAACAGCCCGAGCCTCGAAAGTATCAACGACCTGACTGTCCCGGTGCTCTCGGAGATTCCGGTAGTGGGACCGATACTCTTCGATACGTCCCCCCTGGTGATGGTCACCGCCGTCCTGGCCGTCGCCGCCTGGAAGTTCCTCAACGACACGCGGTACGGGTACTGGATTCAGGCGGCCGGCGAGAACCCGGAGGCGCTCGACACGGCCGGAATCAGCGTCACGCGCGTTCGGTACGCCGCCGTCATCTTCTCCGGCGTCATGGCCGGCCTGGGCGGCGCGGTGTTGCTCGCCCAGGCGGGGTCGTTCACCGGGACCGGCGAGACGATGGTCAGCGGCCGCGGCTGGATCGGCATCGTCGCCTACCTGTTCGGGAACTACAACCCGCTCGGGGCGGCCCTCGCGGCGCTCGTCTTCGGCGGCCTGGACATGCTACAGATTCAGCTCCAGACGGCCGGCATCGACGTGCCAAACAGGCTCGTCAACCTGTTCCCGTACGCCGCCGTTGTCGTCGTCCTCACTGTCTGGGGCTCCACGCGGACGCCCGCGGCCGTCGGTGAGCCATACGAGAGCGAGGAGTGA
- a CDS encoding NYN domain-containing protein, which yields MSLLSRFRDDSDRTRVGLYVDGPNVLRSEFDVDLDEVRTIGESYGPLAATRLYLDENASPGLIQAGEARGFEVITTSGDVDVRLAVDATEAVASDRIDVLVVASRDTDFKPALEVAARNGVRTVALAPGEHGKSAALQNAAQEGLSLSADVE from the coding sequence ATGAGCCTTCTCAGTCGGTTTCGCGACGACAGCGACAGAACGCGCGTCGGCCTGTACGTCGACGGACCGAACGTGTTGCGCAGCGAGTTCGACGTCGACCTGGACGAGGTCCGGACCATCGGCGAGTCCTACGGCCCCCTGGCCGCGACGCGGCTCTACCTCGACGAGAACGCCTCGCCGGGGCTCATCCAGGCTGGTGAGGCCCGCGGCTTCGAAGTGATAACGACAAGCGGCGACGTGGACGTGCGCCTGGCCGTCGACGCGACCGAGGCCGTCGCCAGCGACCGTATCGACGTACTCGTCGTCGCCTCCCGGGACACGGACTTCAAGCCCGCACTGGAAGTCGCCGCCCGCAACGGCGTCCGCACCGTGGCGCTGGCGCCCGGTGAACACGGGAAATCGGCCGCGCTCCAGAACGCGGCCCAGGAAGGGCTCTCGTTGTCGGCCGACGTGGAGTAG
- the pstA gene encoding phosphate ABC transporter permease PstA: MATENTDGFGRVSRVRGIVFENLTLAASAVGVVALLLLLSYTILDAVQPFTASTEWYLLIFGAVVVPTLAVGAYCWRHPAAGTVGVQATGATLAGTALATLLVVWLGGQLALLVLVAVVVPTAGTLAYLSTRRQALTVGLQTVGIVVVGGGIASVGSFFAGQQATLVFAVAVGLPAALLARFFLAKPAVGHVGVFATAYGVVGAVLAAVAVEVAAVAGFPVDAATANGLYALGVLLGVGAYAAPQLRDRRAGLAGLGAPFILLAGAAAGVAFHRVFVVTTGLTAALYAVTAVLPAAAFGLHVVRTANEGRIGLALPVVTAVGAALALGFNDRYLVLAPNAELAFGLAVPLGLVAYARYVFDRDRPGRTGVLAPVVVGGGLLAALAVERGLGIAGPDSWLDRQFLTAGSHYQPELAGIHPALVGSLYLMFIVTFVAFPVGVGAAIYLEEYAPDNRFARFLEINISNLAGVPSVVYGLLGVAVFIRYGGLRLGAVVAGGFTLSLLILPIVIISAQEAIRSVPDSLRKASYGMGATRWQTIRNVVLPRAIPGILTGTILSLGRAVGETAPLIMVGLAAVSNVPGSLTGQGTAMPLQVFSWALEPGTLFRENVAAAGSMTLLVVLLSMNAVAIIIRNKYQREQ; encoded by the coding sequence ATGGCGACCGAGAACACCGACGGCTTCGGACGCGTCAGCCGGGTCCGCGGAATCGTCTTCGAGAACCTCACGCTCGCGGCCTCGGCCGTGGGCGTGGTCGCGCTCCTCCTGTTGCTGAGCTACACGATTCTGGACGCCGTCCAGCCGTTCACCGCCTCGACGGAGTGGTATCTCCTCATCTTCGGGGCCGTCGTGGTCCCGACGCTGGCCGTCGGGGCCTACTGCTGGCGCCACCCCGCCGCCGGCACCGTCGGCGTGCAGGCCACCGGGGCGACCCTCGCCGGGACGGCCCTGGCCACGCTGCTTGTCGTCTGGCTCGGCGGCCAGTTGGCACTGCTCGTACTGGTCGCCGTCGTGGTCCCGACCGCGGGGACGCTCGCTTACCTCTCCACGCGACGCCAGGCGCTGACCGTCGGCCTCCAGACCGTCGGCATCGTCGTCGTCGGAGGCGGCATCGCCTCGGTGGGCTCCTTCTTCGCCGGACAGCAGGCGACGCTCGTCTTCGCCGTCGCCGTCGGCCTCCCGGCGGCGCTGCTTGCCCGCTTCTTCCTCGCGAAACCGGCGGTCGGCCACGTCGGGGTGTTCGCAACGGCCTACGGAGTCGTCGGCGCGGTTCTCGCCGCCGTCGCCGTCGAGGTGGCTGCGGTCGCGGGCTTCCCCGTCGACGCCGCCACCGCCAACGGCCTGTACGCGCTGGGCGTCCTGCTCGGCGTCGGCGCCTACGCCGCCCCGCAGCTCCGTGACCGACGGGCCGGGCTCGCCGGGCTCGGCGCGCCGTTCATCCTGCTGGCCGGGGCCGCCGCCGGCGTGGCATTCCACCGGGTGTTCGTCGTCACGACAGGGCTCACCGCGGCGCTGTACGCCGTCACGGCCGTGCTGCCGGCCGCCGCCTTCGGGCTCCACGTCGTCCGGACGGCCAACGAGGGTCGCATCGGACTCGCCCTGCCGGTAGTCACGGCCGTCGGAGCGGCCCTGGCGCTGGGGTTCAACGACCGCTATCTCGTCCTCGCGCCCAACGCCGAACTGGCGTTCGGACTCGCCGTCCCGCTGGGGCTGGTGGCCTATGCCCGGTACGTCTTCGACCGTGACCGTCCGGGCCGCACCGGGGTCCTCGCCCCCGTGGTCGTCGGCGGCGGGCTGCTGGCCGCGCTGGCGGTCGAACGCGGGTTGGGCATCGCCGGCCCCGACAGCTGGCTCGACCGGCAGTTCCTGACCGCCGGCTCGCACTACCAGCCCGAACTTGCCGGCATCCACCCCGCACTGGTCGGCTCGCTGTATCTCATGTTCATCGTCACCTTCGTCGCGTTCCCGGTCGGGGTCGGCGCGGCCATCTACCTCGAAGAGTACGCGCCGGACAACCGGTTCGCCCGCTTCCTCGAGATAAACATCTCCAATCTCGCCGGCGTCCCCTCGGTGGTCTACGGGCTACTCGGCGTCGCCGTGTTCATCCGCTACGGCGGGCTCCGCCTGGGAGCGGTCGTCGCCGGCGGCTTTACCCTCTCACTGCTGATTCTCCCCATCGTCATCATCTCCGCACAGGAGGCCATCAGGTCGGTGCCCGACTCGCTCCGGAAGGCCTCCTACGGGATGGGCGCGACGCGCTGGCAGACCATCCGAAACGTCGTGCTCCCCCGAGCGATTCCCGGCATTCTCACCGGCACTATCCTCTCGCTGGGCCGGGCGGTCGGCGAGACGGCCCCGCTCATAATGGTCGGGCTCGCCGCCGTCAGCAACGTCCCTGGCTCGCTGACGGGCCAGGGGACCGCGATGCCGCTCCAGGTCTTCTCCTGGGCGCTCGAACCCGGAACGCTGTTCCGGGAGAACGTCGCCGCCGCGGGGTCGATGACGCTGCTGGTCGTGTTGCTGTCGATGAACGCCGTTGCAATCATCATTCGGAATAAGTATCAACGTGAACAATGA
- a CDS encoding substrate-binding domain-containing protein produces MSGTDNNGDSSGTDGTATVNRRSVLTAGAAIVAGTTLAGCMGGDGDSESATNIAIVSSPAGFDDNAFNDLAVEGLQSAQEEYDIEINQVEETEQSNYQSTQSTLAESGDYDLIVLVSYNHTEALTQNAADYPDQNWMLINDYVDEPNVTGYTWANHEMSYLAGVLGGTMTTEELSHEGNSTEPGNAHIGFVGGEDGALINAFEESYKAGAEWVNSDITVDVGYIGNYSDTDTASNIASSQYDNGADIIYHAAASAGQGVFGAAQENNRFAIGVDADQSVTLEEFQDVIIGSAVKYINEGTREVAAAVAEDNFESVAGANTLGLDEEGVDVVIGQAFEGDMPDVVSQNIQEAKDGITSGDIEVPCSASGCN; encoded by the coding sequence ATGTCCGGAACAGACAATAATGGAGATTCGAGCGGTACTGACGGGACGGCCACGGTCAATCGTCGGTCCGTACTCACGGCGGGAGCCGCTATCGTCGCCGGAACGACGCTCGCCGGTTGCATGGGCGGGGACGGTGACTCGGAGTCGGCGACGAACATCGCTATCGTCTCCAGTCCCGCCGGATTCGACGACAACGCGTTCAACGACCTGGCGGTCGAGGGGCTCCAGTCCGCACAGGAGGAGTACGACATCGAGATAAACCAGGTCGAGGAGACCGAGCAGTCGAACTACCAGTCCACCCAGTCGACTCTCGCCGAGAGCGGCGACTACGACCTCATCGTCCTGGTCTCGTACAACCACACCGAGGCCCTCACGCAGAACGCGGCGGACTACCCGGACCAGAACTGGATGCTCATCAACGACTACGTCGACGAGCCAAACGTGACCGGATACACGTGGGCCAACCACGAGATGTCCTACCTCGCCGGCGTCCTGGGCGGGACGATGACGACGGAGGAACTCTCCCACGAGGGGAACTCAACCGAGCCCGGTAACGCACACATCGGCTTCGTCGGCGGCGAAGACGGGGCACTCATCAACGCGTTCGAGGAGTCCTACAAGGCCGGTGCGGAGTGGGTCAACTCCGATATCACCGTCGACGTGGGGTACATCGGCAATTACAGCGACACGGACACCGCTTCCAACATCGCCTCCTCCCAGTACGACAACGGCGCGGACATAATCTACCACGCCGCGGCGTCGGCCGGACAGGGCGTCTTCGGGGCCGCCCAGGAGAACAACCGCTTCGCCATCGGCGTCGACGCGGACCAGTCCGTGACCCTCGAGGAGTTCCAGGACGTCATCATCGGCTCCGCGGTCAAGTACATCAACGAGGGGACCCGGGAGGTCGCTGCGGCGGTCGCCGAGGACAACTTCGAGAGCGTCGCGGGCGCGAACACGCTCGGCCTCGACGAGGAGGGCGTCGACGTCGTAATCGGGCAGGCGTTCGAAGGGGACATGCCCGATGTCGTCTCGCAGAACATCCAGGAGGCCAAGGACGGCATCACGAGCGGCGATATCGAGGTCCCGTGTTCCGCCTCCGGCTGTAACTGA
- the pstC gene encoding phosphate ABC transporter permease subunit PstC, with protein MSTETPDIESGRSTASRSGREQLYRGIFLTCGILSVLTTVGIIVALLSDAVAFWSAVPITDFLLGTEWSPDIGGTYGVLPLVSGTLIITFGSALISLPIGVLTAIYLSEYASDRVRSILKPTLEILAGVPTVVYGFFALVYITPLLEGAFPTISTFNALSASIVVGIMIIPMVSSISEDAMSSVPDSLREASYGLGATKFEVSTTVVVPAAVSGIVSSFILALSRAIGETMAVTIAAGAKSRLVNPLDPGAAFLDSVETMTAAMINIGKSDVDPGSTTYKSLFAIGLTLFAITFAMNVVSNLVAQRYREEYE; from the coding sequence ATGAGCACCGAAACGCCTGACATCGAATCCGGCCGGTCGACCGCGAGCCGAAGCGGCCGTGAGCAGCTCTATCGGGGGATATTCCTCACGTGTGGCATCCTGTCTGTCCTCACGACGGTCGGCATCATCGTGGCGCTGCTCAGTGACGCCGTCGCCTTCTGGTCAGCCGTCCCGATAACCGACTTCCTCCTTGGGACCGAGTGGAGCCCGGACATCGGTGGCACGTACGGCGTCCTCCCGCTGGTGAGCGGGACGCTCATCATCACCTTCGGGTCGGCGCTCATCTCACTGCCCATCGGCGTCCTCACCGCGATATATCTCTCCGAGTACGCCAGCGACCGGGTCCGGTCGATACTGAAACCGACCCTGGAGATTCTGGCCGGCGTGCCGACCGTCGTCTACGGCTTTTTCGCGCTGGTCTACATCACGCCGCTGCTGGAGGGGGCCTTCCCCACTATCAGCACGTTCAACGCGCTCTCGGCCTCCATCGTCGTGGGCATCATGATTATCCCGATGGTCTCCTCCATCAGCGAGGACGCGATGAGCTCCGTCCCGGACTCGCTGCGGGAGGCCAGCTACGGGCTCGGGGCCACGAAGTTCGAGGTCTCGACGACGGTCGTCGTCCCGGCGGCCGTCTCCGGCATCGTCTCCTCCTTCATCCTCGCGCTCTCGCGGGCCATCGGCGAGACGATGGCCGTCACCATCGCCGCCGGGGCGAAGTCACGGCTCGTCAACCCCCTCGACCCCGGCGCCGCGTTTCTGGACTCCGTCGAGACCATGACCGCCGCGATGATCAACATCGGCAAGAGCGACGTGGACCCGGGCTCGACGACGTACAAGAGCCTCTTCGCCATCGGGCTGACGCTGTTTGCCATCACATTCGCGATGAACGTCGTGAGTAATCTGGTCGCCCAGCGGTACCGGGAGGAGTACGAGTAA